One window from the genome of Rhea pennata isolate bPtePen1 chromosome 16, bPtePen1.pri, whole genome shotgun sequence encodes:
- the PXMP4 gene encoding peroxisomal membrane protein 4: protein MADDAAPFRALLVTVNALLQQRRYHAALAVLKGFRNGAVYGAKIRAPHALVMTFLFKNGSLREKLKVIAQATYTHSRNLAYFVFTYKGLMALQSRLQGKKIPFHSFFAACIGGWLVFGENNPINSQIIMYLLSRILFGLSRLAVEKGYVPQPKQDPFPLVAALIWGTVLWLFEYHRQTLQPSLQSSMTYLYDDSNVWHDISDFLIYNRRSTSK, encoded by the exons aTGGCTGACGACGCGGCGCCGTTCCGGGCTCTGCTCGTCACCGTCAacgctctgctgcagcagcgcCGCTACCACGCCGCGCTCGCCGTCCTCAAGGGCTTCCGCAACGGGGCCGT ATATGGAGCCAAAATTCGTGCACCACATGCCCTAGTGATGACTTTTCTATTCAAGAATGGAAG tttaaGAGAGAAATTGAAAGTGATTGCTCAGGCCACGTACACTCATTCCCGGAACTTGGCGTATTTCGTGTTCACCTACAAGGGGCTGATGGCGTTGCAGTCTCGactacaggggaaaaaaattccctttcattctttctttgcagCCTGCATTGGAGGTTGGCTAGTGTTTGGTGAGAACAACCCCATCAATAGCCAG ATTATTATGTACCTGCTGTCTCGTATCCTGTTTGGCTTGTCTCGGTTAGCAGTGGAAAAGGGCTATGTCCCACAGCCAAAGCAGGACCCCTTCCCACTTGTTGCTGCTCTGATATGGGGGACAGTTCTCTGGCTATTTGAGTATCACCGGCAAACTCTGCAACCTTCTCTACAGTCTTCCATGACATACCTGTATGATGATAGTAATGTATGGCATGATATTTCTGACTTTCTCATTTATAACAGAAGAAGCACAAGCAAGTAG